A single region of the Sulfolobales archaeon genome encodes:
- a CDS encoding PIN domain-containing protein yields MDSNALIYLLHDVKPKSDLVIKHLARHEEVFTSLRTIEEASYIIIRVKASKLYGARGVYDVRRIIVEHGLDFVKDELEALRKLIEENNIAVLQDVASIEEIHETVLKYKLLPGDAIIALTCKRYGINTILTFDEDFKRIPWLKVIP; encoded by the coding sequence GTGGACTCGAATGCCCTCATTTACCTACTCCACGATGTCAAGCCCAAGTCCGATCTAGTTATCAAACACTTAGCTAGGCATGAAGAGGTATTCACTAGTTTGAGAACAATAGAGGAGGCATCATACATAATAATACGAGTAAAGGCAAGCAAGCTGTATGGTGCAAGAGGGGTTTATGATGTCCGTAGGATTATTGTTGAGCACGGTCTCGACTTTGTGAAGGATGAGTTGGAAGCTCTTAGAAAGCTAATAGAGGAGAACAACATAGCTGTACTACAAGACGTGGCGTCTATAGAAGAAATCCATGAAACTGTGCTAAAATATAAACTCCTTCCAGGAGACGCTATCATAGCCTTAACTTGCAAGCGATACGGTATAAACACCATACTAACCTTTGATGAGGACTTCAAGAGAATACCTTGGCTAAAGGTGATCCCCTAA
- a CDS encoding antitoxin family protein encodes MSKVIRVKYEKGVLKPLEPLEFPEGEELLVKIINVEERIRRLQKYKGILGPVDEELLEEAIEEAEQL; translated from the coding sequence GTGTCCAAGGTTATAAGGGTAAAGTACGAGAAGGGAGTTCTCAAGCCTTTGGAGCCTTTGGAGTTTCCTGAAGGTGAGGAGCTGCTGGTTAAAATAATTAATGTTGAAGAGCGTATTAGGAGGCTTCAAAAGTATAAAGGAATACTCGGCCCCGTTGATGAAGAGCTTTTAGAGGAGGCTATAGAAGAGGCAGAACAACTTTGA
- a CDS encoding amidohydrolase family protein, producing the protein MKLGSSTDSPTEILNPWETVYAAVTRGKYEGIPLYEDTKDGCLSVEEALHAYVWGSAYLMFEETNLGSLEEGKLADLIVVDKDPLTVNEKNSRI; encoded by the coding sequence ATCAAGCTGGGGTCCTCCACAGATAGTCCTACCGAGATTCTCAACCCGTGGGAAACCGTGTATGCAGCCGTGACTAGAGGCAAGTATGAGGGAATTCCACTCTACGAAGACACCAAAGATGGGTGTCTGAGTGTCGAGGAGGCCCTCCACGCATACGTGTGGGGCTCCGCCTACTTAATGTTCGAGGAAACCAATCTAGGGAGTCTCGAGGAGGGTAAGTTAGCTGACCTCATAGTAGTCGATAAAGATCCTCTAACGGTAAATGAAAAGAACTCAAGAATATAA